From Candidatus Aegiribacteria sp., one genomic window encodes:
- a CDS encoding Mut7-C ubiquitin/RNAse domain-containing protein gives MSEETTTPGAVSIRVYAELNDFLPKRWRQKSFSYPLDGGYSLKHLIESAGIPHTEIELILVNGSSVDFSAKVKAGDRISVYPVFESIDVTQIIALRPEPLRKTRFVLDVHLGKLALILRLLGFDAKFPGNIPDEELAEISSQEHRILLTRDTMLLKRNIVTHGCYLHSQNPEEQATEILNRLDLRESVKPFSRCPGCGAFLEHVSKDNILHRLEPLTKKYYSEFSICIECEKIYWKGSHYQPLTELLKRLNIHVPDSEGSDDE, from the coding sequence ATGAGTGAAGAGACCACCACACCTGGAGCAGTCTCCATTCGTGTTTACGCAGAACTGAACGATTTTCTACCAAAGCGTTGGAGACAGAAGAGTTTCAGCTATCCGCTCGATGGAGGTTATTCCCTCAAACATCTGATAGAATCAGCAGGTATTCCACATACTGAAATAGAACTGATACTTGTAAACGGTAGTTCCGTTGATTTCAGCGCAAAAGTGAAGGCAGGGGATAGAATAAGTGTTTATCCTGTTTTCGAGAGTATTGACGTAACACAAATCATAGCCCTTCGTCCGGAACCGCTTAGGAAAACCAGATTTGTTCTGGATGTTCATCTGGGTAAGCTTGCTCTTATACTAAGACTTCTCGGATTTGACGCTAAATTTCCAGGTAATATCCCGGATGAGGAACTGGCTGAAATCTCGTCGCAGGAACATAGAATACTTCTTACCAGAGATACGATGTTGTTGAAGAGGAATATAGTAACACATGGCTGTTATCTTCACAGCCAGAATCCGGAGGAGCAGGCGACCGAGATTCTCAACCGGCTGGACCTAAGGGAATCAGTGAAGCCCTTTTCCAGATGTCCTGGATGTGGCGCATTTCTTGAGCATGTGAGCAAGGATAATATCTTGCACCGGCTTGAGCCACTTACGAAAAAGTACTACAGTGAATTCAGTATATGTATCGAATGCGAAAAAATCTATTGGAAAGGAAGTCATTACCAGCCACTTACGGAACTGCTTAAGAGATTGAATATTCATGTTCCCGATAGCGAAGGAAGTGATGATGAATGA